The DNA window TTCTTTACAGAATAAACTTTTCTTTTTCTCATTGACAAAATTTTAAATTTAACATTAACAAATTATATTTCTTTTCTGTTTTCAGTAATTTGTTCCACTTTTCTTTTTTTGATTCATAGAACTATGATTAATTATTCAAAGGTTTCATTTTGAAATATCTGTTTTAGATAATTAATATTCATCCCAAAATTTTTCTTCACGTTACGTGGATCATTCTTATCCCGGGATCTTTCAACAACAAGCCATCCGTTCCACCCCATCTTATCAAGGGTTTCTTTCACTTTATTCATATTCAATCTTTTATTGTATTGTAGTAAAACATCATCTGTGTCGGTACAATGTATCTGGCAAATACGATTCTTACCGAGTTTCTTAAGCTCTTTATACAAATTGCGTCCCGCTACAAGGGAATTCTGAAAATTATAATAGATTTTTATAGCTGGTGAATTTATTTCCTTCAGAAGTTTAATATCTCCTTTGGCATCGAGAGAAGTTTCAATTCCAATTACGACTCCTGCTTCCTGAGCCATATTTCCTATAATCTTTAAGCGATTAACTAATTCTGAACGAATTTCCGGATTCTTTATTAAATCACACTCAACTCCAAGTGGAAGAAAAGCAACCTTTGCTCCCATAACTACCATTGTTTGAATACAATCCTGAGTTAGTTCTTTATAATTAGCTCTTTTAACAAACGACTGAGAATAAAAGCCTGACATTGCAATTGAAGGAATTTCCAGGTTATATTTGGCTGCTTCTTCTTTAAACAGTTTCTGAAAATGAACCTGTCTAAGTTTGTTATCGAATGAGTCACGATTTCCCAAACCGCCCATATCAACCTCAACGCCATCACCATTTAGTTCTCTAACTAACTGGAATGAACCAATTTTCTGTCTTTTCAAAATCATCCAGTCACAAGCTGCAATTTTATATCTGGATTCTTTCTTATCTGCAGAAGACATATTTCCCCCTGTGCGGCTATAGAG is part of the uncultured Bacteroides sp. genome and encodes:
- a CDS encoding sugar phosphate isomerase/epimerase family protein, encoding MSSADKKESRYKIAACDWMILKRQKIGSFQLVRELNGDGVEVDMGGLGNRDSFDNKLRQVHFQKLFKEEAAKYNLEIPSIAMSGFYSQSFVKRANYKELTQDCIQTMVVMGAKVAFLPLGVECDLIKNPEIRSELVNRLKIIGNMAQEAGVVIGIETSLDAKGDIKLLKEINSPAIKIYYNFQNSLVAGRNLYKELKKLGKNRICQIHCTDTDDVLLQYNKRLNMNKVKETLDKMGWNGWLVVERSRDKNDPRNVKKNFGMNINYLKQIFQNETFE